A part of Streptomyces sp. NBC_01235 genomic DNA contains:
- a CDS encoding RICIN domain-containing protein, which translates to MAVVAGSVVVVNTASAGTVDPKSWYVLVNRNSGKVLDGRGFATNNGAAVVQWGRHGGANQQWRFIDAGDGYYRLQNRNSGKVLDDHNWSKTAGSEIVQWSDRNGTNQQFKLAESPDGYVRLINRFSGMAVEVHNASKADGGEVVQYRDGGGANQQWQLVPAGSVGSAGTPTPKPTATGGSVPKSQAPSGTSPSPASSPAAGGGSSTTSFMGSSKVLIGGSMSDASANAAPFDVRYAYVHSQPAPSSDYYSASKCQDAWKNWWGCWSGSTTPPGYYVTWSDDHVAKATYKGSPRPQKFFWTWYSLRDLGDLAGHGDGPGEVEAINRADLLTRYMNDYRFFLQKIGNSQDMIDLEPDFWGYVRSLGDPHKVAAKVSSANPTDCGSQENSAAGLSRCLIDMAHKYAPNTTVGFHLSCWDWQNNMQGCAKDYANLGAQNADFLVADVSDRDAGWYAQSAHGGYDNFWTDQKAAASLGFYKTMAESVGKPVVLWQIPVGNMAQNNTLNHYKDDKVDWFFAHMDQVANAHIAGLLFGAGQQEQTSVETDGGNLINKTIAYNNSGGKALK; encoded by the coding sequence ATGGCTGTCGTGGCCGGCTCCGTGGTTGTGGTCAACACGGCCTCAGCGGGAACCGTGGATCCGAAGTCGTGGTACGTGCTGGTCAACCGCAACAGCGGCAAGGTGCTGGATGGCCGCGGCTTCGCCACGAACAACGGCGCGGCGGTGGTGCAGTGGGGCCGTCACGGCGGGGCCAACCAGCAGTGGCGGTTCATCGACGCGGGTGACGGGTACTACCGGCTGCAGAACCGGAACTCCGGCAAGGTGCTGGACGACCACAACTGGTCGAAGACCGCCGGCTCCGAGATCGTGCAGTGGAGCGACCGGAACGGCACCAACCAGCAGTTCAAACTGGCGGAGTCGCCGGACGGCTACGTGCGTTTGATCAATCGCTTCAGTGGCATGGCCGTCGAGGTCCACAACGCCTCCAAGGCCGACGGGGGCGAGGTCGTCCAGTACCGCGACGGGGGCGGCGCCAATCAGCAGTGGCAACTCGTCCCGGCCGGGAGCGTCGGCAGCGCCGGCACGCCCACGCCCAAGCCCACCGCGACGGGCGGCAGTGTTCCCAAGAGCCAGGCTCCGAGCGGCACGAGCCCGTCGCCGGCGTCGTCTCCCGCGGCCGGTGGCGGCAGCTCGACGACGAGTTTCATGGGTAGCAGCAAGGTACTCATCGGCGGCTCGATGTCTGACGCCTCGGCGAACGCCGCGCCGTTCGACGTGCGGTACGCCTATGTGCACAGCCAGCCCGCGCCCTCGTCGGACTACTACTCGGCATCGAAATGCCAGGATGCGTGGAAGAACTGGTGGGGCTGCTGGTCCGGCAGCACCACGCCGCCTGGCTATTACGTGACCTGGTCGGACGACCATGTGGCCAAGGCGACTTACAAGGGCAGCCCGCGCCCGCAGAAGTTCTTCTGGACCTGGTACTCATTGCGCGACCTCGGGGATCTGGCAGGCCATGGCGACGGTCCGGGCGAGGTCGAGGCCATCAACAGGGCTGACCTGCTCACCCGGTACATGAACGACTACCGCTTCTTCCTCCAGAAGATCGGCAACTCGCAGGACATGATCGACCTTGAGCCCGACTTCTGGGGCTATGTCCGGTCGCTCGGCGATCCGCACAAGGTTGCCGCGAAGGTCTCGAGCGCAAATCCGACGGATTGCGGATCGCAGGAGAACAGCGCCGCCGGACTCTCCCGCTGCCTGATCGACATGGCGCACAAATACGCGCCGAACACCACCGTGGGGTTCCACCTTTCCTGCTGGGACTGGCAGAACAACATGCAGGGATGCGCCAAGGACTACGCGAACCTCGGTGCACAGAACGCCGACTTCCTGGTCGCCGATGTGTCGGACCGCGATGCAGGCTGGTACGCACAGTCGGCCCACGGCGGCTATGACAACTTCTGGACTGACCAGAAGGCCGCTGCCTCGCTGGGGTTCTACAAGACGATGGCCGAGTCCGTGGGCAAGCCGGTGGTCTTGTGGCAGATCCCCGTAGGCAACATGGCGCAGAACAACACCCTCAACCATTACAAGGACGACAAGGTGGACTGGTTCTTCGCGCACATGGACCAAGTGGCGAACGCGCACATCGCCGGCCTGCTGTTCGGTGCAGGGCAGCAGGAACAGACATCGGTCGAGACCGACGGCGGAAACCTGATCAACAAGACGATCGCCTACAACAACTCGGGTGGTAAAGCGCTCAAGTAG
- a CDS encoding DUF397 domain-containing protein, whose protein sequence is MTEVVGSFWKSSYSAGEGNCVEVADTATGGRAVRDSKQPHGPLLTVSREGWRAFIQQF, encoded by the coding sequence GTGACCGAGGTTGTGGGCTCCTTCTGGAAGTCGTCCTACTCCGCAGGAGAAGGCAACTGCGTTGAGGTCGCCGACACAGCCACCGGCGGCCGTGCCGTCCGCGACAGCAAGCAGCCGCACGGACCTCTCCTCACCGTCTCCCGTGAAGGCTGGCGCGCCTTCATCCAGCAGTTCTGA
- a CDS encoding GNAT family N-acetyltransferase, whose translation MNESSAPSVVRLAQYTKAERHEITGGADDPAGVAVTGLTWRDKDIHFGVRQHGRLVAHAGLIQATVSLGGRSLPVAGLGGVVVAPGLRGSGLARLVVTAATDHARGTEAELGLLFCWPRLIPLYERLGWRPLDGDIEAEQPDGPVTMPLRHMWTPLTEGAEWPAGGGPARLLSLPF comes from the coding sequence ATGAACGAGAGCAGCGCTCCCTCCGTCGTACGGCTCGCGCAGTACACGAAGGCCGAGCGGCACGAGATCACCGGTGGTGCGGACGATCCCGCCGGAGTCGCCGTGACCGGACTGACCTGGCGGGACAAGGACATTCACTTCGGCGTCCGGCAGCACGGCCGGCTCGTGGCGCACGCCGGGCTCATACAGGCGACGGTGTCGCTCGGCGGTCGCTCGCTGCCCGTGGCCGGGCTCGGGGGTGTCGTCGTGGCGCCCGGCCTGCGGGGAAGCGGGCTGGCGCGGCTGGTCGTGACGGCCGCGACGGACCACGCCCGCGGTACGGAGGCGGAACTCGGACTCCTCTTCTGCTGGCCCCGCCTGATCCCGCTCTACGAACGCCTCGGATGGCGGCCCCTGGACGGCGACATCGAGGCCGAACAGCCCGACGGCCCGGTCACCATGCCCCTGCGCCACATGTGGACACCGCTCACCGAAGGTGCGGAGTGGCCCGCCGGAGGAGGACCCGCGCGGCTGCTCTCTCTGCCTTTCTGA
- a CDS encoding cytochrome P450 yields the protein MAPADDLRFDPWDPAFVADPYPAYAELRERGRVIYYEPTDQWLVSRHADVSALLRERRLGRTYQHRFTHEDFGRTAPPAEQEPFHTLNDHGMLDLEPPDHTRIRRLVSKAFTPRTVEQLKPYVRRLAGELVDRLVEEGGGDLLSDVAEPLPVAVIAEMLGIPESDRGPLRPWSADICGMYELNPSEETAARAVRASVEFSEYLLELIAARRKEPGDDLISGLIAAHDEGDRLTEQEMISTAVLLLNAGHEATVNATVNGWWALFRNPEQLAALRADHSLVPSAVEELMRYDTPLQLFERWVLDEIEIDGVVVPRGAEIAMLFGAANHDPAVFAEPERLDLTRADNPHISFSAGIHYCIGAPLARIELAASMTALLEKAPTLSLVAEPRRKPNFVIRGLEGLSVTL from the coding sequence ATGGCACCAGCTGACGACCTCCGTTTCGACCCTTGGGATCCCGCGTTCGTGGCGGACCCCTACCCGGCGTATGCCGAGCTCCGGGAGCGGGGGCGGGTGATCTACTACGAGCCGACCGACCAGTGGCTGGTGTCGCGGCATGCGGATGTCTCGGCGTTGTTGCGGGAGCGGCGGCTGGGGCGGACGTATCAGCACCGGTTCACGCACGAGGACTTCGGACGGACCGCGCCCCCCGCCGAGCAGGAGCCGTTCCACACGCTGAACGACCACGGGATGCTCGACCTGGAGCCGCCGGACCACACCCGGATCCGGCGGCTGGTGTCGAAGGCGTTCACACCGCGCACGGTGGAGCAGCTGAAGCCGTACGTGCGACGGCTGGCCGGGGAGCTGGTGGACCGGCTGGTGGAGGAGGGCGGGGGCGATCTGCTGAGCGATGTCGCCGAGCCGCTGCCCGTCGCCGTGATCGCGGAGATGCTGGGGATTCCGGAGTCGGACCGGGGGCCCCTGCGGCCCTGGTCGGCGGACATCTGCGGGATGTACGAGCTGAATCCGTCGGAGGAGACGGCGGCGCGTGCGGTGCGGGCCTCCGTCGAGTTCTCCGAGTATCTGCTCGAGCTGATCGCCGCCCGGCGCAAGGAGCCCGGCGACGATCTCATCTCCGGGCTCATCGCCGCCCACGACGAGGGCGACCGGCTCACCGAGCAGGAGATGATCTCGACCGCCGTGCTGCTGCTGAACGCCGGTCACGAGGCGACCGTCAACGCCACCGTCAACGGGTGGTGGGCGCTCTTCCGGAATCCGGAGCAGTTGGCCGCGCTGCGTGCCGATCACTCGCTCGTGCCGTCCGCCGTCGAGGAGCTGATGCGGTACGACACTCCGCTCCAGCTCTTCGAGCGGTGGGTGCTCGATGAGATTGAGATCGACGGGGTCGTCGTGCCCCGGGGGGCCGAGATCGCCATGCTGTTCGGGGCCGCCAACCACGACCCGGCCGTCTTCGCCGAGCCGGAGCGGCTCGACCTCACCCGCGCCGACAACCCGCACATCTCCTTCAGCGCGGGCATCCACTACTGCATCGGCGCACCGCTGGCCCGCATCGAGCTGGCGGCCTCCATGACCGCCCTGCTGGAGAAGGCCCCCACGCTCAGCCTCGTGGCCGAGCCGCGGCGCAAGCCGAACTTCGTGATCCGGGGGCTGGAGGGGCTCAGCGTGACCCTCTGA
- a CDS encoding ABC transporter permease has translation MTTLAGTGPLLRFALRRDRVLIPVWVAVNTLMVLSMPNTLKGLYATPADRADLLHQMDTNASFRALIGPVFDDSLGALTAWRVGVFAGALAAVTSLLIVVRHTRDEEESGRQELIASGMVGRRASLTAALLASGVANAVLALLVAAGLAGQGTAGALAFGLGLAGVGMLFATMAAIVAQLTESARLARGLTAAVLGAAFVLRAAGDSSTDDGSSPLTWLSPLGWLENLRAFADERWWVLPLFAAAVVAQGALAYGLAGRRDVGMSFLPTRPGPPAGRLGSALALSWRLQRGGVLGWSVGFFLAGVVYGGLTEGAADMVGDNDKAREIFERMGGQSGLTDAFLAAMIGMLGLIAALYVVSSVLRLHGEETSGRAEPVLANAVGRLRWASGHLLIAFGGAALIMLLAGLGFAAGYGKEVLPILGACLVQLPAIWLVGALTVLLYGTAPRLAPAAWGVAGAILLIGWIGPALDAPQAILDLSPFGHLPKLPGGGMEWAPVLVLLLGTAVLVAGGLAGLRRRDMTT, from the coding sequence ATGACCACGCTCGCGGGCACCGGCCCGCTCCTGCGCTTCGCGCTGCGCCGCGACCGGGTGCTGATCCCCGTCTGGGTGGCCGTGAACACCCTGATGGTCCTCTCCATGCCGAACACCCTGAAGGGCCTGTACGCCACCCCCGCCGACCGGGCCGACCTGCTCCACCAGATGGATACCAACGCCTCCTTCCGCGCGCTGATCGGCCCCGTCTTCGACGACTCCCTCGGCGCGCTCACCGCGTGGCGCGTCGGCGTGTTCGCGGGTGCGCTCGCCGCGGTGACGAGCCTGCTGATCGTCGTACGGCACACCCGTGACGAGGAGGAGAGCGGCCGTCAGGAGCTGATCGCGTCGGGCATGGTCGGCCGACGCGCGTCGCTGACGGCGGCGCTGCTGGCGTCCGGGGTCGCCAACGCCGTACTGGCGCTGCTGGTCGCGGCAGGCCTGGCGGGCCAGGGAACGGCCGGCGCGCTCGCGTTCGGCCTCGGTCTGGCCGGGGTGGGCATGCTGTTCGCCACGATGGCGGCGATCGTCGCGCAGCTCACGGAGAGCGCGCGGCTGGCACGGGGTCTGACGGCGGCGGTGCTGGGCGCGGCGTTCGTCCTGCGGGCGGCGGGCGACTCCTCTACGGACGACGGCTCCTCCCCGCTGACCTGGCTGTCCCCGCTCGGCTGGCTGGAGAACCTGCGGGCGTTCGCGGACGAACGGTGGTGGGTGCTGCCGCTGTTCGCGGCGGCGGTCGTGGCCCAGGGCGCGCTGGCGTACGGGCTGGCCGGCCGCCGGGACGTGGGCATGAGCTTCCTGCCCACCCGGCCGGGCCCGCCGGCAGGACGACTGGGTTCGGCTCTGGCCCTGTCCTGGCGGCTGCAGCGGGGCGGTGTGCTGGGCTGGAGCGTCGGCTTCTTCCTCGCGGGGGTCGTGTACGGCGGGCTGACGGAGGGCGCGGCCGACATGGTCGGCGACAACGACAAGGCCCGCGAGATCTTCGAGCGGATGGGCGGCCAGTCGGGTCTGACGGACGCGTTCCTCGCCGCGATGATCGGCATGCTGGGCCTGATCGCGGCGCTGTACGTCGTCTCCTCGGTACTGCGGCTGCACGGCGAGGAGACCTCGGGCCGCGCGGAACCGGTCCTGGCGAACGCGGTGGGCCGACTGCGCTGGGCATCCGGACACCTGCTGATCGCCTTCGGCGGCGCGGCCCTGATCATGCTCCTGGCGGGCCTGGGCTTCGCGGCGGGCTACGGCAAGGAGGTCCTGCCGATCCTGGGCGCCTGCCTGGTCCAGCTCCCGGCGATCTGGCTGGTCGGCGCCCTGACGGTCCTCCTGTACGGCACGGCCCCGCGTCTGGCCCCGGCGGCGTGGGGAGTTGCGGGCGCGATCCTGCTCATCGGCTGGATCGGCCCGGCGCTGGATGCTCCGCAGGCGATCCTGGACCTCTCCCCCTTCGGCCACCTGCCGAAGCTGCCGGGGGGAGGGATGGAGTGGGCCCCGGTGCTGGTGCTTCTGCTCGGGACGGCGGTGCTGGTGGCCGGGGGGCTGGCGGGTCTCCGACGCCGCGACATGACGACGTGA
- a CDS encoding ABC transporter ATP-binding protein, whose product MTKAITVSGLHKSFGRTHALDGLDLEVETGEVHGFLGPNGAGKSTTIRVLLGLLRADSGAARILGRDPWTDAVEAHRRIAYVPGDVTLWRNLSGGEVIDLYGRLRGGLDAGRRADLIDRFELDPTKKGRTYSKGNRQKVALVAAFASDVDLLILDEPTSGLDPLMEEVFQRCVEEERARGRTILLSSHILSEVEELCDRVSIIRKGRTVETGSLADLRHLTRTSVTAELAGPPNGLAHLPGVHDLDVRGRRVKLQVDTDKLDAVLRSLTDSGVRSLTSTPPTLEELFLRHYQEHQEHQGHQEHQGAGA is encoded by the coding sequence ATGACGAAGGCCATCACCGTGTCCGGACTGCACAAGTCCTTCGGCCGCACCCACGCCCTCGACGGCCTCGACCTGGAGGTCGAGACGGGTGAGGTGCACGGCTTCCTCGGCCCCAACGGCGCCGGCAAGTCCACCACCATCCGCGTCCTGCTCGGCCTGCTGCGCGCCGACTCGGGCGCCGCCCGGATCCTCGGCCGCGACCCGTGGACCGACGCCGTCGAGGCACACCGCCGCATCGCGTATGTCCCGGGCGACGTGACGCTATGGAGGAATCTCTCGGGTGGCGAGGTCATCGACCTGTACGGCCGCCTGCGCGGCGGCCTGGACGCGGGGCGCCGCGCCGACCTGATCGACCGCTTCGAACTGGACCCCACCAAGAAGGGCCGCACCTACTCGAAGGGCAACCGGCAGAAGGTCGCCCTGGTGGCCGCCTTCGCCTCGGACGTCGACCTCCTCATCCTGGACGAGCCGACGTCCGGCCTGGACCCCCTGATGGAGGAGGTCTTCCAGCGTTGCGTGGAGGAGGAACGGGCCAGGGGCAGGACCATTCTGTTGTCGTCGCACATCCTCAGCGAGGTCGAGGAGCTCTGCGACCGGGTCAGCATCATCCGCAAGGGCCGCACGGTCGAGACGGGCTCCCTGGCCGACCTGCGCCACCTGACGAGGACGAGCGTGACGGCCGAACTGGCGGGCCCGCCGAACGGGTTGGCGCACCTGCCGGGAGTGCACGACCTCGACGTGCGGGGAAGGCGGGTGAAGTTGCAGGTCGACACCGACAAACTCGACGCCGTACTGCGGTCGTTGACCGACTCGGGCGTCCGGTCGCTGACATCGACGCCACCGACGCTGGAGGAACTGTTCCTGCGCCACTACCAGGAGCACCAGGAGCACCAGGGGCACCAGGAGCACCAGGGGGCGGGGGCATGA
- a CDS encoding GbsR/MarR family transcriptional regulator yields the protein MTETAGGGRDAEAVSQFVESFAAQLVEAGMPRMPARVFAALLSSDEGALSSAQLGEQLQISPAAVSGAVRYLAQTHMVSREREPGSRRERYRVQGDQWYEALTNREAVLKRWETALREGVTSLGADTPAGRRMAETLAFFEFLDGEISALMQRWRVHREKTFGS from the coding sequence ATGACGGAAACAGCTGGTGGTGGGCGGGACGCGGAGGCGGTCTCGCAGTTCGTCGAGTCCTTCGCGGCGCAGCTCGTCGAGGCTGGGATGCCGCGGATGCCCGCCCGGGTCTTCGCCGCCCTCCTCTCGTCGGACGAGGGCGCGCTGAGCTCCGCCCAGCTCGGGGAGCAGCTGCAGATCAGCCCCGCGGCGGTCTCCGGAGCGGTGCGGTACCTGGCGCAGACGCACATGGTGTCGCGCGAGCGGGAGCCCGGCTCGCGCCGGGAGCGCTACCGGGTACAGGGCGACCAGTGGTACGAGGCGCTGACCAACCGTGAGGCCGTCCTCAAGCGGTGGGAGACGGCCCTGCGGGAAGGCGTGACCAGCCTCGGCGCCGACACGCCGGCCGGACGCCGCATGGCCGAGACGCTCGCCTTCTTCGAGTTCCTCGACGGCGAGATCTCGGCCCTGATGCAGCGGTGGCGGGTCCACCGGGAGAAGACCTTCGGGAGCTGA
- a CDS encoding APC family permease, which produces MAVDEGVASAAKTVDDSTVHRLKPNAIGLLGVVFMAVATAAPITAMTGNVPFMVSSGNGIGAPASYLVAMVVLAIFSVGFTSMAKHITSTGAFYGFISYGLGRSVGLASGLLATFAYVVFEPALIGIFSSFATTTLKDQTGLHIPWWAFALLMLAVNAMGTWFGVSVAEKLLVVLLATEVTILAAMAVSVAFHGGGPDGFSIDPVNPVNAFKGTSAGLGLFFAFWSWVGFESTAMYGEESRNPKKIIPKATMISVLGVGVFYVFVSWMAITGTGQSQAVKVATADPLGLFFNPTERYVGHWAVDVMQWLMITGSLACGMAFHNCAARYMYALGREGVLPSLKNTIGRTHAAHGSPHIAGLVQTAVSAVLIGAFWAAGKDPYTGTYVLLAILGTMAILIVQAVCSFAVLVYFRSHHPESRHWFRTFTAPLLGGVAMLAVVALLVSNMGAAAGPESGSLVLKATPWLVALIAVAGVGCAQYLKKRSPQKYLLLGRTVLEETKER; this is translated from the coding sequence ATGGCAGTGGACGAGGGAGTCGCCTCGGCGGCGAAGACGGTCGACGACAGCACCGTTCACCGGCTCAAACCCAACGCCATCGGCTTGCTCGGCGTGGTCTTCATGGCCGTCGCGACGGCGGCGCCGATCACCGCGATGACCGGCAACGTGCCCTTCATGGTGTCGTCGGGCAACGGCATCGGGGCACCGGCGAGCTATCTCGTCGCAATGGTCGTCCTGGCGATCTTTTCCGTCGGCTTCACATCGATGGCGAAGCACATCACCTCGACGGGCGCCTTCTACGGGTTCATCTCCTACGGCCTCGGCCGCTCGGTCGGCCTCGCCTCGGGCCTGCTCGCGACCTTCGCGTACGTCGTGTTCGAGCCGGCGCTGATCGGCATCTTCTCGTCCTTCGCGACGACGACGCTGAAGGACCAGACGGGGCTGCACATCCCGTGGTGGGCGTTCGCGCTGCTGATGCTCGCGGTCAACGCGATGGGCACCTGGTTCGGCGTCTCGGTCGCCGAGAAACTGCTCGTCGTCCTGCTCGCGACCGAGGTGACGATCCTCGCCGCCATGGCGGTCTCGGTCGCCTTCCACGGCGGCGGTCCGGACGGTTTCAGCATCGACCCGGTCAACCCGGTCAACGCCTTCAAGGGCACCAGCGCCGGGCTCGGGCTCTTCTTCGCCTTCTGGTCGTGGGTCGGCTTCGAGTCGACGGCGATGTACGGCGAGGAGTCCCGCAACCCGAAGAAGATCATCCCCAAGGCCACGATGATCTCGGTCCTGGGCGTCGGCGTCTTCTACGTGTTCGTCTCCTGGATGGCCATCACCGGCACCGGCCAGTCGCAAGCGGTGAAGGTCGCCACCGCCGACCCGCTCGGCCTCTTCTTCAACCCCACCGAGCGCTACGTCGGCCACTGGGCGGTCGACGTCATGCAGTGGCTGATGATCACCGGCTCGCTGGCCTGCGGCATGGCCTTCCACAACTGTGCCGCCCGCTACATGTACGCGCTCGGCCGCGAGGGCGTCCTGCCGTCGCTGAAGAACACCATCGGCCGCACCCACGCGGCGCACGGCTCCCCGCACATCGCGGGCCTGGTCCAGACGGCCGTCTCGGCCGTCCTGATCGGCGCGTTCTGGGCGGCGGGCAAGGACCCGTACACCGGGACGTACGTCCTGCTCGCGATCCTCGGCACGATGGCGATCCTCATCGTGCAGGCGGTGTGCTCGTTCGCGGTGCTGGTGTACTTCCGCTCGCACCACCCCGAGAGCCGGCACTGGTTCAGGACCTTCACGGCCCCGCTCCTCGGCGGCGTCGCGATGCTCGCCGTGGTCGCGCTGCTGGTGTCCAACATGGGCGCGGCGGCGGGCCCGGAGTCGGGCTCGCTGGTGCTGAAGGCCACGCCGTGGCTCGTCGCGCTGATCGCGGTGGCCGGCGTCGGCTGCGCGCAGTACCTCAAGAAGCGCTCGCCACAGAAGTACCTGCTGCTGGGGCGGACGGTGCTGGAGGAGACGAAGGAGCGGTGA
- a CDS encoding ethanolamine ammonia-lyase subunit EutB, with the protein MTVHTSTLGGERHRFDSLARLLAAASPERSGDRLAGLAADSARQRVAARWALAEVPLADFLTEPLIPYEDDDVTRLILDTHDPAAFAPVAAMTVGELREWLLSEAADAVTLAALAPGLTPEMVAAVSKLMGNADLVAVARKVRVVTAFRSTIGLPGRLATRLQPNHPTDDPAGVAAALLDGLLLGSGDAVIGINPATDSPRAVRDLLELLDEVIGRYAIPTQSCVLCHVTTSVRLMEKGAPVDLVFQSVAGTQAANASFGVTLGLLDEAHEAARELGRGTVGQNVMYFETGQGSALSADAHHGVDQQTVEARAYAVARRYDPLLVNTVVGFIGPEYLYDGRQILRAALEDHFCGKLLGLPMGLDICYTNHADADDDDIATMLTMLGVAGASFVICTPGGDDIMLNYQSASYHDALYLREVLGLRPAPEFETWLESIGLLDERGGIREVSGTAHPLTAIGRELAA; encoded by the coding sequence ATGACCGTGCACACCTCCACCCTCGGCGGCGAGCGGCACCGCTTCGACTCGCTCGCCCGCCTGCTCGCCGCCGCGAGCCCCGAACGCTCCGGCGACCGCCTGGCCGGCCTCGCGGCGGACAGCGCCCGGCAGCGGGTCGCGGCACGCTGGGCGCTGGCGGAGGTGCCGCTGGCCGACTTCCTGACCGAACCCCTCATCCCCTACGAGGACGACGACGTCACCCGCCTCATCCTCGACACCCACGACCCGGCCGCCTTCGCGCCGGTCGCCGCCATGACCGTCGGGGAACTGCGGGAGTGGCTGCTGTCGGAGGCGGCGGACGCGGTGACGCTGGCCGCGCTGGCGCCCGGGCTCACCCCGGAGATGGTCGCCGCCGTCTCCAAGCTCATGGGCAACGCGGACCTGGTCGCCGTGGCCAGGAAGGTGCGGGTGGTCACGGCCTTCCGCTCGACCATCGGCCTGCCCGGCCGCCTGGCCACCCGGTTGCAGCCGAACCACCCGACCGACGACCCGGCGGGGGTCGCGGCCGCCCTGCTCGACGGCCTCCTCCTCGGCTCCGGCGACGCGGTGATCGGCATCAACCCGGCCACCGACAGCCCCAGGGCCGTACGAGACCTGCTGGAGCTGCTCGACGAGGTGATCGGCCGGTACGCGATCCCCACCCAGTCCTGCGTGCTCTGCCACGTGACCACGAGCGTCCGCCTGATGGAGAAGGGCGCCCCCGTCGACCTCGTCTTCCAGTCCGTCGCGGGCACCCAGGCCGCCAACGCCTCCTTCGGGGTGACCCTGGGGCTGCTCGACGAGGCGCACGAAGCGGCGCGGGAGCTGGGGCGCGGAACGGTCGGCCAGAACGTCATGTACTTCGAGACGGGCCAGGGCAGCGCCCTCTCCGCCGACGCGCATCACGGAGTGGACCAGCAGACGGTCGAGGCGCGGGCGTACGCGGTCGCCCGCCGCTACGACCCCCTGCTGGTGAACACGGTCGTCGGCTTCATCGGCCCGGAGTACCTCTACGACGGCCGGCAGATCCTGCGTGCCGCCCTGGAGGACCACTTCTGCGGCAAGCTCCTCGGCCTGCCCATGGGCCTGGACATCTGCTACACCAACCACGCCGACGCCGATGACGACGACATCGCCACGATGCTGACGATGCTCGGCGTGGCCGGGGCGTCCTTCGTGATCTGCACCCCGGGCGGCGACGACATCATGCTCAACTACCAGTCGGCCTCGTACCACGACGCGCTGTACCTGCGGGAGGTGCTGGGGCTGCGCCCGGCGCCGGAGTTCGAGACGTGGCTGGAGTCGATCGGGCTGCTGGACGAGCGCGGCGGCATCCGCGAGGTGTCCGGCACGGCGCATCCGCTGACGGCGATCGGACGGGAGCTCGCGGCATGA
- a CDS encoding DUF6086 family protein, whose amino-acid sequence MQAKRTGAVMSQYYEVDGESVWNPATRASELFLAHVRVHEEWVGVPSGFGPMENDECQIDVPVFEAFVTALLDRHNRTSHAIINALSDGFLATVLALAARIGLDVRLPEPPATLDGFMAVQVPLSTDPDRPARLRAQVLELQRAMPR is encoded by the coding sequence GTGCAAGCGAAGCGAACGGGGGCCGTGATGAGCCAGTACTACGAGGTGGACGGGGAGTCGGTGTGGAACCCGGCGACGAGAGCCTCCGAACTGTTCCTGGCGCACGTCCGCGTCCACGAGGAGTGGGTCGGCGTTCCGTCGGGGTTCGGGCCGATGGAGAACGACGAGTGCCAGATCGACGTGCCGGTCTTCGAGGCGTTCGTGACCGCCCTGCTGGACCGGCACAACCGGACCAGCCACGCGATCATCAACGCCTTGTCGGACGGGTTCCTCGCCACGGTGCTGGCGCTCGCCGCGCGGATCGGTCTCGACGTCCGCCTGCCGGAGCCGCCCGCCACCCTCGACGGGTTCATGGCCGTCCAGGTGCCGCTGTCCACGGACCCCGACCGCCCGGCCCGGCTGCGCGCCCAGGTCCTGGAGCTCCAGCGCGCCATGCCCCGCTGA